ACGTGCGCCAGAACAGGGAGTAGACCAGCGCGGGAAAGACCGCCGACGCGGAAAGGTTCACCACGATGATGATCAGGAAGTCGATGGGGAACTCGTGCAGGGCGGCGGACATCGTCAGTGCCAGGACGCAGAGGGCGATGATGACCGGACGAAGCAGCCATGCTTCCTTGGTCTCGGCGTCGATGCGCCTGCCGTGTGCCAGTCCGTCGTGCACGGTGGAGACGGCAGCGGCGAAAGTCGCACTCGTCACGGTCGAGAGCACCGCGAGGAAAGTGACACACGCCATCACGGTGATGAGGACGACCCGTACTGTCGAGCCGTAGGGAAACAGGTCCGCGGCCATGAGGATCACGGCGGACTGCCCGTTGCCGTCGATCGCCGTGACGTCCAGGCCCTCCAGCATGGCCGCCGTCGCGAAACCCGCCGCGATCAACAGGAAGACGATCACACCTCCCAGCCCCGCCGCGATGCTCATGGAGCGTCGCGCCGAGCGCCCGGAGCGGGACGCGGCCACACGCAGGACCAACGGGGGCAGCACGGCCATGCCGAGAACCTCGACGATGTTGTCGCCGAACCTGTCGAGCCCTGCGACGCTCGTCGTGTAGACCCACATGCCGGGGGCCATGTATCTGTCCGGATCACTGCTCCCGCGCGCCGCGGACGCGAGCAGTCGTTCCGGGTTCCACCCGAACCTGGCGAGGGCCAGCAGCGTGATCGCCGCAAGCACCAGGATGGTCAGGGGCACCTTGACCATCTGTATGACACTGATTCCGCGCAGATCGGCCACCGAGGCGAAGCAGGCGACGAGGACGCCCATCAGCACCGTGCACACCACCTGGGCCCCGGGCGTCGACATGCCGATCAGCAGAGCCGCGCTGAGACCGGCGGCGCGCAGCTGGATCAGGAGCACGGGGATCGCGATGACCAGGGTCACCACGGCCGCGGCGATGCGGGGCGCCGCCCCTGACGCCCGCAGGGAGAAGAGACCGCCCAACGTGTAACGACCGCTGTTCCGGATCCTCTGCGCCAGCAGCAGCATCACCCCCATCGACATCATGATCTGGACCCCGAAGGAGATCCCGTCGTAGCCGTACAGGGTGACGGTCGCGGGGATGGTCAGCAGTGTGGCGATCGAGAGCCACTCGCCCGCCAGGGCGACTCCGTTGAAGACCGGGGAGAGAGAACGGTCGGCGATGTAGAGCCTTTCCGGATGGTCCTCCTGACCGGCGGAGAGCGTGAAGAGCCACAGCATCGACAATCCGACGCACACCAGGAAGGCGACGATCACGGGGCCTCTGGCATCGGAACCGATCGGGACGATCACGCCCTCACCGCTGAACGTGTCCGAGATGAAAGTCCGCAAGGTCATCGCTTCACCGCCAGGGCCCATGAGCGGGAGAAGCGACCGGCGTCTCGGACTGATCCATGCCGAGCCTCAGAGAATTCTCGACAGGATCGCACAGGCGCGTGGCGCACGTTTCGTACCGCCAGGCAGCGCCGATGAACAGGACGACCTGGAGGATGGCGAACAGGATACCCAGGGTGAATCGTCCGTGAAGCGACGTGCCGGGTATGTCCGTGAACGAGCCCAGGGTGCTGATGCCGAAGGGAACCGCATTGACGAGGAAGAAGGAGCGCTGCGTGCTGCGGATGGCATCGCGGAGGCTTTCACGGTGTCGCGGAGAGGAGCCGTCCGAGTAGTGCGACCTCGGAGGGGACTGGGGATGCACGGATACCTCCGGCGAGTACGGGTAGGTGGCTGCGGCGTGCAGCATCGAGGCGGCGCGGGGACCAGGGAACGGGCTCGTCACCGCAACGTGGATCAGGTGAAGGCGGGAATCTCCGCAGGCACGGCCCGTACGTGGGAGTCCCTGACGACCTGCACGATGGGCAGGTCGTCAGGGACTGCACTCACGCGATGCGCGTCCGCGGCGCCGAAACCCCGGTGGCGTCGGCGCTCCGGCAGAAGAACTCACGGGGTCCGAGGACGGACGGGCCGGCGCAGGACACTGGAGGTCCTCACCGTTGACGCCGCAGTGGGTGGCCGGACTCGCCCTACGGACGTGGTGATCAGGTGGTGATCTCCTCGACGACGACCTCCACGACCTCGGCCGGGCGCTCACCGTCGGAGCTGTGGCGCGCGTATCGGGCCAGGTCGTCGAAGAAGGTGCGGGCGTCGATGACCTCGGGGCCGTGGACGCCCGGCCGGTCGACCCGACCCCGCGCCGCCATCAGTGTCGCCACGGCCAGGGGGATGCCGGTCATGGTCGCCATGCTGTCGTCGGGTACGACGAGGGGCCTGGCGCCGACCCGTACGCGCTTGCCGTTCCTGGTGCCCTCGGCGACGGCGAAGAGCACCGGCAGGGACGGCGCGGGACCCGCCGCGGATCCCATCGTGTTCGGTTCGAGAACCAGGGCCTGGCTCGCCTCGGCCACATCGAGCTCACCGGAGCGGACCCGGTCCGCCGTGCGGATCACCGCCTCCATCAGCCGCGGACGGGACGACATGAGGTTGAGGGACTCCCGCACGCCGTCGCGGTACCGGGGGAGGGTCAGCGGCTCGGGATGACCGCAGACCCAGACCGGGGACTCTCCCCGTCCCGGGTAGCTGATCGTGCGCTCCTCGAGCGGCTGGGCGTCGGCGAGACCGCCGTCGCGCCACGCCTTGATCGTCGCAGTGCAGTTGTGGATCCAGTGCTCCACCGCCGCGGAGGACCGCACGTCGGTGTCGACCTCGGCACGCTGGAATCCGGAGGCGCGCCAGGAGGTGTAGATCGTCTCCACCGCCTCGCACTCGTCCATGGCCAGGACGCCGAGGAGGTTGCTGATGCCGGGGCTCGCGCCGACTCCGACCACCGCCGTGATGCCGGCCTCGCGTGCGTCGGCGTCGAGATCGAGCATCTCGAGAGTCGGCTCGAAGTCGTCACAGATGTCGAGGTAGTGCGTCCTTGTCGCGATCGCGGCACGCAGAACGAGCGGACCGAACTGGTAGAACGGCCCCGCCGTGTTGAGTACGAAGTCGACATCGGCGAGCGCGCCGGCGAGCCCGTCCGCGTCGTAGATGTCCAGCGCGAGCGGTTTCGCCCGAGGGCCGAGCTCGTCGGCCAGTGCCTTGGCGGCCTGTTCGTTCCTGTCGGCGATGAGGACCTCGGCGATCTCCTCGGCGCCGGCCAGCACTCGGCAGGCGTGGGCGCCCATCTCTCCCGCGCCGCCCGTGACGAGGACTCGCTTTCCTGTGCGGTGTTCAGCAGCCATCGTGGGTCTCACTCTCCTGTTTGTCGGCGGAAGTCGGGTCCTGGAGACGGTCGGGAGACGCGTGCTCGATGTCGGCGTCGAGCGCAGCACGCTCGCTCGCGGTGAGCGGCCGTGAGCGGCGAGCCTCGACGTCCCAGGCCACGAGCGTCGCTTCGGAGCGGTTGCGGACAGTGCCCGCGGCGTCGAGGAGCAGCTCCGCCAGGTCGAAACTCGAGCGGCCCACGCGCACCGGCCGCATGACGACCTGCAGCGGGCCGTCCTCCTCGAGGATCTCCCTGAGGTACTCCATCCGGTGCGAGGCCACGACGTACGCGGGCGCGCGGGTCCGCCAACGGTCGCGCAGGTACTCCATCCGCGCCTGTTCGAAGGCCTTGGGGTAGACGGCGGCGGTCAGGTGGCCCAGGTAGTCGAAGTCGTACGTCCACGGGTGCACCGTCGTTGTCCAGCTCATGGCGTGGTCCAGGTCAATGCGATCTCCAGGGTCTTGACATCGGATGCGCGAGAACCGTTTTATATCAAGCGTCTGAAATAAGAAACCCCTCCCGCCCGATCGATGAAGGGACCACCCCGTGAATGACGTCGGCAGGTGTCGGCCGCCCGCGGTCGACCGCGTCAGCCCGGTTGACGATTTGTTGCGTGCGGTCGCCCAGGACGCCGACCGCACGGTGCTGCGGTCCCGCAGTGAGGTCCTCTCCGTGGGGGAGCTGGCCGACCGGGCGCGCCGCGTGGCTGTGGCGCTCGGGCGACGCGGCGTATCAGCGGGGGACCGCGTGGCGCTGGTCAGCGGCAACTCGATCGACCGGGTCGTATGGATGTTCGGCATCTGGTGGCTCGGAGCGGTCGAGGTGTCGGTCAACGTCGAGCTGCGCGGCCCGATGCTGGCGCATGTCCTGACCGACTCCGACCCCAGCCTGATCGTCTGTCAGGACGGACTCCTGGAGCAGGTCCGCGACGCGGCGGTCGGGGACGTCCTGCCCATGAGCGCGCTGACGGCGGAGCCGGTCGACCGTGTGGCCCGGGAGGAACTCGACGCGGCGCAGCGCGGATTCGGTCCCGGCGAACTCGCGACCATCCTCTACACGTCGGGGACGACCGGTCCGGCCAAAGGCGTGATGCTCCCGCGTGCCTACTTCTCGAACCTGGCCGAGGTCTGGACCGACCGGCTCGGCCTCAGCGCCGATGACATCGGCTACTTCCCGCTGCCGTTCTTCCATGTGGACGGTCACGTCCAGCTCACGGCGTGCTTGCAGTCGGGCGGCTCGATGGCCTTCCGCGAGCGGTTCTCCGTCTCGGAGTACTTCACCGACGTCAGTCGCTTCGGAGCGACCTGGGCGACGGGGGTGGGATCGATGCTCTCGATGCTGGCCCAGGCGGAGTTGCCCGAGCCGGTCCCGCGCCACCTCACCCGGCTGGTCGGGGCGCCGGTTCCGCAGATCGCCTACGAGACGTTCGAGGACCGGCTCGGCATCCCGGTCCTGACGCTCTTCGGCCAGACCGAGTGCGACGGCATCGCGATGGACAGCGCCGAGCAGCGACGCCGCGGTGCGGCGGGACGGACGCACGAAGCGATCGAGGTGCAGGTGGTCGATGCGAATGACCGACCGGTTCCCGTGGGCGAGACGGGCGAGATCCTCTACCGCCCGCGCGGACCGCACCTCACGGCCCTGGGGTACTGGCGCCGACCCGAGGCGACGGTCGAGGCGTGGCGCAACCTGTGGTTCCACACCGGCGACTCCGGCCATCTCGACGCCGAGGGCTTCCTCTACTTCGACGGGCGCCGGACGGACAGCTTCCGCCGACGCGGCGAGAACATCTCGGTGTGGGAGCTGGAGCACAGCCTGAACCTGGCCGCCGGCGTCCGGGAGTGCGTGGCCATCGCCGTCCGTGACGAGCACGGCGGCGAGGACGAGATCAAGGTCTTCGTCGTCCCGGAAGGGGAGGCCCTGGTGCTCGAGGAGTTCATCGAACACTGCCGCAAGGTGCTTCCCCGATTCGCCGTGCCGCGCTACCTGACGGTGACCGACGGCTCCGAATTCATCCGCAGCGCCGGGACCGGTGTGGTCCAGAAACACCTGCTCTCCCGCGACATCACGTCGCCCGACGTCATGGAAGTGCCCCGATGAACACACCCGGTGGATTCAACTGGCCGGACGCCCTGTCCGAGTTCGACGAACGCCGCGCCCGGGCCCGCCGGCTCGGCGGCGAGCGGCGGGTGGCACGCCAGAAGGAACAGGGCCGCTACACGATTCGCGAGCGCATCGACGCCATTGCCGACAGTTTCAGCGAGATCGGCGAGTTCGCCGTCTTCGAGGAGTACGACGCGCTCGGCAACAGGATCGGCACCCTTCCCGCGAGCTACGTCTGCGGTCTCGCGCGCGTGGACGGCCGACCCGTGGCCCTGGGAGGGGAGGACTTCACGGTACGCGCCGGTGCTCCGCAGTCCTACCTCGACCGCATGAAGGGCGGGATGGGAGGTTTCGTCGAGGACCTCGCCCACGAGTACAAGATCCCGCTCATGATGTTCGTGGAAGGCATCGGCGGAGACGTCGCGGCCCAGGAGGGCAAGGGACACGCCTACCTCACCAGTTCCATGAGCTGGACCCGCTCGTTCGAACTCCTCGACGAGGTGCCGGTCCTGACCATGGTGAGCGGCGCCGCCGTGGGAGCCAGCGCGGCGCGGGCCGTGGCCAGCCACTTCTCGGTGATGACCAAGGACTCCGTGATCTTCGCCGGGGGGCCTCCGCTGGTGAAGCGCGCACTGGGCATCGACATCGACAAGCACGAGCTGGGCGGTGGACCCGCCGCGACCGGCTGCGGCGCCGTCGACAACCTGGCGCGGGACGAGGACGACGCGATGGCCCAGATGCGCGCGGTGCTGGGCTACTTGCCGCAGAACGTCTGGCAGCTCCCGCAGCGCACAGCCTGCGACGATCCCGTCGACCGCCGTGCGCCGGAGCTCCTCGACATCATCCCCGAGAACCGGCGGCAGGCCTATCGCGCGGCCAAGGTGATCAATGCCGTGGTCGACGAGGGCTCGTTCTTCGAGATCGGCTCCAGGTGGGGCAAGAGCCTGGTCACCGGTCTCGCCCGGATCGACGGGATGCCGATCGGTGTCCTCGCGAGCAACCCGCAGCACCTCGGTGGGGCGATGGACGCCGCCGCGGCCGAGAAGCAGGTGCGGCTGATGAATCTCTGCAACACCTTCCACCTCCCGGTCCTCTACTTCGTCGACGTTCCCGGGTTCATGGTCGGTCCGCAGGCGGAGCGGGCCAACGTCATGCGATGGGGAGTCCGCGCGATCCGGTCGGTCGTCGAGGCGACGGTGCCCATCATCACGGTGCAGGTGCGCAAGGCGTACGGCCTGGCCGTCTCCGCGACCGCCAACCCGGACCGGCTCGGGCTGCGTCTGGCCTGGCCCAGCGGCGAGTGGGGCGACCTTCCGATCGAAGGAGGTGTGGAGGCCGCCTACCGGCGCGAGATCGAGGCCGCGGAGGATCCCGACCGGATGCGGGCGGAGATCGAGGCCCGCATGCACTCCCTCGTCGATCCCTGGCGGACCGTCGAGGCGTTCGGCGTGGAGCACATGATCGACCCGCGCGAGACCCGAGAGGTCGTGGCCTCGTTCCTCGACGCCGGTCAGGGAGCGCTTGCCGCTGCCGTGAACCCGGTGGGTCAGGACAGGAGCCGTCGCCGATGAGCCCCACCAGGTGCGACGTGACCACCCTCAGCAAGGAGGAGAACAATCATGAATGAGATAGCGGCCGACTGTGCGGCGACGGTGTGGAAGGTCGTCGCGGCACCGGGGGACCAGGTCAGGGAGGGCGACGTGCTGCTCATCCTCGAGTCGATGAAGATGGAGATCCCGATCGAGGCCGAGGACGACGGCGTCGTGGCGGAGATCCACGTGGGCGAGGGAGCCGTCGTCGCCGACGGCGACCTCCTCGTGACGATGGAGGGCTGAGCTCATGTTCGACAAGGTCCTCGTGGCGAACCGGGGCGAGATCGCCGTACGCGTCATCACGACCCTGCGGCGTCTCGGCATCGCGAGCGTCGCCGTCCACTCCGACGTCGACGCCGGCAGCCTGCACGTCCGGATGGCCGACGAGAGCGTGCCCATCGGCGCCGCCCCGGTGGCGGAGAGCTACCTGAGGTTCGATCGCATCATCGAGGCGGCCCTCGCCACCGGTGCCCAGGCGATCCATCCCGGCTACGGCCTGCTGTCCGAGAACCCGGAGTTCGCCCGCGCGTGCGCGGCTGCCGGCCTGGTGTTCATCGGTCCGAGCCCCGAGTCGATGGAGATGATGTCGTCGAAGATCCAGGCCCGAGTGACGATGACGGCGGCTGGTGTCCCCGTCGTTCCGGGGGGTACCGACCCGATCCATCCCGGACCCGAGGCGTTCGCGACGGCGGAGGCGATCGGCTATCCCGTCGCCGCCAAGGCGGCGAGCGGCGGGGGCGGGAAGGGGTTCCGCGTGGCCCGCGGACCCGACGAGCTCGCCGCCGCGGTGGAGGGGGCGTCGGGTGAGGGCGAGCGCTTCTTCGGAGATCCCACGGTCTATCTGGAGCGCTACCTCGACAACCCCCGTCATGTCGAAGTGCAGATCATCGCCGACACGCACGGCAACGTAGTTCACCTGTTCGAGCGGGACTGCTCGGTGCAGCGCCGGCACCAGAAGCTGGTCGAGGAGGCGCCCTGTCCGCTGCTCACGGACGCCCAGCGCGCACACCTCGGGGAGATCGCGGTGCGGGCGGCGCGAGCCGCCGACTACCACTCCCTCGGCACGGTCGAGGGACTGCTCGTCGGCGACGACTTCTACTTCCTCGAGATGAACACCCGCATCCAGGTCGAGCACCCCGTGACCGAGCTCGTCACCGGTCTCGATCTGGTGGAGGAGCAGATCCGCATCGCGGCCGGCGAACCGCTGGGCTTCGGGCAGTCCGACGTGCGGGTCGACGGCCACGCGATCGAGTGCCGGATCAACGCCGAATCGGCCGCCAAGAACTTCCGTCCCGCCCCGGGCCGGATCGAGCGGTTCGTCGCACCGGTAGGAGACGGAGTGCGGGTCGACACCGGTGTCGCCGACGGAGACGCCGTCCACCCCTACTACGACCCGATGATCGCCAAGGTGATCACCTGGGGCGAGGACCGCCGAGCGGCCACCGAGGCGATGCGCAAGGCCCTCGACGACATCGTGGTCGCGGGCCTGCCGACGCTGATCCCGTTCCATCGCGCACTCCTCGCGAGTGAGGAGTGGGAACGCGCGAGCACCTGCCGAGAGCTGGTCGAGGACCGGGCCTGGTTGAAGTCCACCGACGCCTGGGCCGACAGTTCCGGGTGACCGGTGCAAAGTGCACCACTGGGCTTCCGGTGACGCCCCAAGTGTGCGTGGCGCGGGCCCGAGCCGTTGCCGAATCATGTGGCTACCGGGTCGGGCGAATCGGCCCAGCGGATCGAGTTCAGGAGCCACTCCATGGCCGGCACCAGCGTCCTTGCAGCCGCCGGGTCGCGGCGGCCGGCCGGTCCTGCCCGGAGGGATTCGCGGAACGAGGCCCGTCGGGGCTCAGTGATCCACCGCGTCGAGAGTGCTCATCGCGAGGGCGGATTCGACCCACGTCCGGACCGGGGGCGAGGCGGTGGGATCGTCGCCCTGCCAGAGGTTCGAACCGAGCACCGCATAGCTGGCGTAGCCGTCGATGAGCGCCACCAGGTGGTCACCGATCTCCCTCGCCCGGGACATGGGCAGGTCGCGGAAGACCAGCGCCGCGCGCACGTGGGTCTCGACGGTCGAGCGCCACGACCTGAGATAGTTGATCATCTCCTGCCCCAGTTTCTCCGGGGAACTCGCCGCCTCCGCGTAGAAGAACAGGGTGATCCGGCCGAAAGCCACCGACGGCCCGTCGAGCGGTATCTGCGCGGTGAGTACGCGAACCAGTCGCTCGACCGGGTCGAGCCCCGTGTCGTCCGCGATCGTGGCCAGCCGGCGGCCGGAGAGCCAGAACGCGTGTCGGAAGGCCAGTCGCAACAGGTCGTCCCGACCGCCGACGTAGTGATTCAGCACGCCGGTTGACCAGCCGCTGCGGTCCGCGACCTCCCGCAGGGTGACGCCCGAAACGCCCTCCTCGGCGACGATCGCGAGGACGGCGTCAGCGATCTCAGCACGCCGTTGGCGGTGGTCGACGATCTTCGGCATGACGCTATTTAAACACAACCGATTGAGTTAAATACCGACTCTGCAAGGAGCGCGCTCATGACCACGACCGGCTCGTCCGCCAGGCGCGACGACATCGATGCGCTGATCATCGGCGCGGGCCCATCCGGCGTCACCGCTGCCCGGCTGCTGGCCGAGAGCGGGTTCCGCGTGACCGTTCTGGAACAGGGCGACTGGCCCGACGTCGCCGACTACCCCAGCGACAAGCCCGAACGGGACCTGCTCATCGCCGGCCCCTGGAACCCCAACCCCAACCACCGCCACCGGCCGAGCGACTACCCCGTCAACGACTCCGACTCCGACGTGCACCCGCTGATGTTCAACGGGGTCGGCGGCAGCAGCGTCCTGTTCTGGGCGGAGTGGCCCCGGATGATCCCGTCCGACTTCCGGGTCCGCACCCTGGACGGCATCGCCGACGACTGGCCCCTGACCTACGAGGACCTGCAGCCCTACTACGAGGCCGTCGACGAGATGATCGGCGTCTCGGGACTGGGCGGCAACGTCGCCTACCCGCCCGGCTACGTGCCTCCCCAACCGCCGCTCCCCATCGGCCGCATCGGCCGGCTCGCCGCCGAAGGCATGAACAAGCTGGGCATCGGCTGGTGGCCCGGCACCTCGGCGATCCTGTCGCAGAGCACCGGCTCCCGAGGGGCGTGCGCGCGGTGGGGGACGTGTGGGAGCGGCTGTCCCGAGGGGGCGAAGGCCTCCTTCGACGTGGCCATGTGGCCCGGTGCGCTGGCGGCTGGTGTCAACCTGGTGACCGGGGCGCGGGTCAGGGAGATCACCGTCTCCGACCAGGGCCTCGCGACCGGCGCCACCTGGGTCGACCGCGAGGGAGCCGAGAGGCACACGTCCGCGCCGGTGGTGATCGTGTGCGCCAACGGGGTGGGCACGCCCCGCCTGCTCCAGCTGTCCACCTCTCCGCTGTTCCCGGACGGACTGGCGAACTCCTCCGGCTACGTCGGGCGCAATCTGATGATGCACCCGGTGGCGACGGTCCTGGGCGAGTACGAGCAGGAGCTCGAGCCCTGGCTCGGGCCGGAGAGCCACCCGGTCTGGTCCATGCACTTCGCGGAGACGGACCTCAGCCGCGGTTTCCACCGCGGCGCCAAGTGGACGGCTGTCGTGCTGCAGGGGCCGGTGGGCCTGCTCCAGCGGTTCGCGGAGCTGCCGCTCGCCGAGCGCAGCGGTCCGGCCGGGCACGCCCTCGTCGAACGCCTGCACGGCAGATCGTTCGAGATCTCGGCCTCGATCGAGGACCTGCCCGACCTCGACAACAGGGTGACCCTCGACCCGGACCTCGTCGACAGCGACGGCATCCCGGCACCGAAGATCCACTACAGGATGTCGGACGAGAGCCGGCGTGCCCTCGACTGGAACCTGGACCGCATCGTCGAGGTCCACGAGGCCGCCGGCGCCATCTCCACCAAGCGCGTGGACTTCGCTGGCGAGACCGGATGGCACCTGCTCGGCACCGCCCGCTGCGGCAACGATCCTGCCACGTCGGTGGTCGATGGCTACGGACGGTCCCACGACGTCCCCAACCTCTACATCTTCGACGGCAGCGTCTTCGTGACGTCCTCGGCGGTGAATCCGACGCCGACGATCACCGCCTTCGCCCTCCGTGCCACCGAGCACCTGATCGAGACCGCTGCTTCCCAAAGGACTCCGCTGTGATCGCTTTTCCCGACGACCGCACCCGTTCCGGAGCGGCGCGCCTCGCCGACCTCTGGTTCCCCGGGAGCGCGCGGTCGCCCCGGATGACCGCGCTGCCCGGTTACGAAGCCCTCCTGAGGCGCGCCCTCCAGGCCGATCCGGAGCTGTCCGAGGCCTTCTTCCAGGCCGCCGAGCTGGCCGCCGAGGCCGATGAGCTCACGGCCGACGTGGTCGCGGGCTGGCCGGTGGAGCTCGCCGAGGCGGCCTTCTACTTCCTCAGCAGCACCTACTACATGGCGCCCGAGGCACGACGGGCGGTCGGCTATCCCGGCCAGGCCCGTACGCCCTCCGCGGAGGCCACGCCGGACCAGCTGGTCGACGACGCCCTGCTCGCACCCGTGCTCGCGCTCGGCCCGACCTACATCCCCACCCCCAGCACCGACCGAAGGAACAGCACATGACCCCCGAGCAGATCCTGGCGGATGCGCAGCGGCGCATCGACGGCCTGGCACCGGCCCACCACATCGGCGGAACCTTCGTCGAGAGCACGGGCTCGGAGACGATCGAGGTGACGAATCCCGGCACCGGCACACGGCTGGGGGCCGCGGTCAGTGGCACCGCGGCCGATGTCGACACCGCGGTCGCGACGGCCCGCAGGGCGCTGCCCGGCTGGGCACGACTGACACCCGGCGCCCGAGCCGAGCTGCTGTTCCGGTTCGCGGACGCCATCGACGAGCACGCCGAACTGCTGGCAGGGCTGGAGGCGCTCAACGTCGGCAAGTCCTACGCCTATGCGGCGTACGAGATCCCCCTCATCTCCGACTGCTTCCGGTTCATGGCCGGCGCCGCGCGTACTGCCCAGGCACCGGCGCCCGGCCAGTACGCCGAGGGCCATCTGTCCTACATCCGGCGCGAACCCGTCGGCGTGATCGGCGCGATCACGCCGTGGAACTTCCCCCTCCTGATGGCCGCATGGAAGATCGCTCCGATACTCGCGGCGGGCAACACCCTCGTGCTCAAGCCGTCCGTGCTCACCCCCCTCAGCACCCTGATCCTCGCCGACCTCGCGTCGGGCATCCTGCCGGACGGCGTGCTCAACGTCGTCACGGGCAAAGGCACCACCGTCGGTCATGCGATGAGCCACCACGACGGCATCGACATGATGGCGCTGACCGGCGGCGTCGGCTCGGGACGGCAGGTCGCGGAAGGCGCGGCGGCCACGGTCAAGCGACTCCACCTCGAACTCGGCGGCAAGGCACCCGTGGTGGTGTTCCCGGACGCGGACCTGGACCTCCTCGTGTCGACCCTGGTGGCGACCGGATACGGCAACGCGGGCCAGGACTGCGGCGCGGCGACGCGGGTGATCTGTCACGAGGACGTGCGGGACCGGCTCCTCGAAGCCCTCGCCACGGCCGCGGGCGAACTCCGCAGCGGAAACGCCGCGTCGGGCGAGGAGTTCGAGCTCGGCCCCTTGATCAGCGCAGCCCATCGCGACCGCGTCGCCGCCATGGTGGAACGGGCGCGCAAGGACGGCGCCCGGGTCGTCCTCGGCGGCGAGGTGCCCGAGGGCCCCGGCTTCTTCTACCCGGCGACGATCCTCGCCGACGTCGCCTCCGGTTCGGAGATGTCGCGCGAGGAGGTCTTCGGGCCGGTGATCTCGGTGGAGACCTACTCCACCGATGCCGAGGCGCTGGCCAAGGCCAACGACGTCGAGTACGGCCTCGCGGCATCCGTGTGGACCAAGGACCAGGCCCGGGCCCTTCGCTTCACCGAGGACCTGGCCTTCGGCTCGGTCTGGGTCAACACCCACCTCAACTTCACCAACGAGATGCCGTGGGCCGGTTTCGGGAAGTCCGGTTACGGCCGCGACAACTCCACGTACGCCCTCGACGACTACACCCGCACCAAGCACGTGATGCTCCCGGTCGGGGAACCGCTCGACGCCTGATCACGGCGCTCACGGGGGCCTGGTGCACTCTGCACCAGGCCCCGCTCCAGAACACCACGGATGTGCGTGGCCTCGGCCGACCGCACTGACACAGCATGACGAAGCGGGCCGAGGGACCGGCCCGTGCAGAACGAAACGAGGAGTCTTCCATGGCCGGTACCAATGCCCCTCCCGAGTCCGCCGACATCGTCATCATCGGAGCCGGCGTGTCCGGCGTGGGATCGGCGTGCTACCTGCGCAACGCCTTCCCGGACAAGAAGATCGTCGTCCTCGAAGGACGCGGCCGCATCGGTGGCACCTGGGACCTCTTCCGCTATCCCGGCGTCCGTTCCGACTCCGAACTCCACACCTACGGATACGAGTTCAAGCCCTGGAGCCATGAGCACGCGATCGCGGACGGGCACCTGATCCGCGAGTACATCGAGGAGACCGC
The DNA window shown above is from Streptomyces vietnamensis and carries:
- a CDS encoding acetyl-CoA carboxylase biotin carboxylase subunit, encoding MFDKVLVANRGEIAVRVITTLRRLGIASVAVHSDVDAGSLHVRMADESVPIGAAPVAESYLRFDRIIEAALATGAQAIHPGYGLLSENPEFARACAAAGLVFIGPSPESMEMMSSKIQARVTMTAAGVPVVPGGTDPIHPGPEAFATAEAIGYPVAAKAASGGGGKGFRVARGPDELAAAVEGASGEGERFFGDPTVYLERYLDNPRHVEVQIIADTHGNVVHLFERDCSVQRRHQKLVEEAPCPLLTDAQRAHLGEIAVRAARAADYHSLGTVEGLLVGDDFYFLEMNTRIQVEHPVTELVTGLDLVEEQIRIAAGEPLGFGQSDVRVDGHAIECRINAESAAKNFRPAPGRIERFVAPVGDGVRVDTGVADGDAVHPYYDPMIAKVITWGEDRRAATEAMRKALDDIVVAGLPTLIPFHRALLASEEWERASTCRELVEDRAWLKSTDAWADSSG
- a CDS encoding TetR/AcrR family transcriptional regulator, with protein sequence MPKIVDHRQRRAEIADAVLAIVAEEGVSGVTLREVADRSGWSTGVLNHYVGGRDDLLRLAFRHAFWLSGRRLATIADDTGLDPVERLVRVLTAQIPLDGPSVAFGRITLFFYAEAASSPEKLGQEMINYLRSWRSTVETHVRAALVFRDLPMSRAREIGDHLVALIDGYASYAVLGSNLWQGDDPTASPPVRTWVESALAMSTLDAVDH
- a CDS encoding GMC family oxidoreductase, whose translation is MTTTGSSARRDDIDALIIGAGPSGVTAARLLAESGFRVTVLEQGDWPDVADYPSDKPERDLLIAGPWNPNPNHRHRPSDYPVNDSDSDVHPLMFNGVGGSSVLFWAEWPRMIPSDFRVRTLDGIADDWPLTYEDLQPYYEAVDEMIGVSGLGGNVAYPPGYVPPQPPLPIGRIGRLAAEGMNKLGIGWWPGTSAILSQSTGSRGACARWGTCGSGCPEGAKASFDVAMWPGALAAGVNLVTGARVREITVSDQGLATGATWVDREGAERHTSAPVVIVCANGVGTPRLLQLSTSPLFPDGLANSSGYVGRNLMMHPVATVLGEYEQELEPWLGPESHPVWSMHFAETDLSRGFHRGAKWTAVVLQGPVGLLQRFAELPLAERSGPAGHALVERLHGRSFEISASIEDLPDLDNRVTLDPDLVDSDGIPAPKIHYRMSDESRRALDWNLDRIVEVHEAAGAISTKRVDFAGETGWHLLGTARCGNDPATSVVDGYGRSHDVPNLYIFDGSVFVTSSAVNPTPTITAFALRATEHLIETAASQRTPL
- a CDS encoding aminobutyraldehyde dehydrogenase; translated protein: MTPEQILADAQRRIDGLAPAHHIGGTFVESTGSETIEVTNPGTGTRLGAAVSGTAADVDTAVATARRALPGWARLTPGARAELLFRFADAIDEHAELLAGLEALNVGKSYAYAAYEIPLISDCFRFMAGAARTAQAPAPGQYAEGHLSYIRREPVGVIGAITPWNFPLLMAAWKIAPILAAGNTLVLKPSVLTPLSTLILADLASGILPDGVLNVVTGKGTTVGHAMSHHDGIDMMALTGGVGSGRQVAEGAAATVKRLHLELGGKAPVVVFPDADLDLLVSTLVATGYGNAGQDCGAATRVICHEDVRDRLLEALATAAGELRSGNAASGEEFELGPLISAAHRDRVAAMVERARKDGARVVLGGEVPEGPGFFYPATILADVASGSEMSREEVFGPVISVETYSTDAEALAKANDVEYGLAASVWTKDQARALRFTEDLAFGSVWVNTHLNFTNEMPWAGFGKSGYGRDNSTYALDDYTRTKHVMLPVGEPLDA